The Castanea sativa cultivar Marrone di Chiusa Pesio chromosome 11, ASM4071231v1 genome contains a region encoding:
- the LOC142615875 gene encoding uncharacterized protein LOC142615875: MSSLLGSSAAATSSPWIPIRRPSFLTSTTTTPPPTPPSPPPSKFFKFHSSSPSHSPSSSCFRVVCSSGGTEGTSRSSSDAAARESKFVLHDALESSGIHTSHAREGREGFCAQIRKLSDIERETSISINSCVDLGKTALYIAAEDDSLVSHSSVPLPVDAFIERLDDLSVGYCSHYNSSYRSSPEKFLESIERYLYGTKGFRRTHSRNQSEPRALYLHSVLTHRSGSIAMLSLIYSELLKMLRMWGLVDFDVEIFFPHDLHSLPRGYDKQKSKESDQPHIITSQTLLLEILKNLKNAFWPFQHDHTRSLFLWAAHAANCIDKSNIAEESGFQLASAKAARHRLERGVWTSVRFGDMRRALSACERLILLDTDAKELRDYSILLYHCGFFEESLQYLKLYQDTKDSSLKSQSADSLSSLEEDAAEKLMIRLNLILMEEGWSKPSHVRNYIGNNSEPW, translated from the exons ATGAGTTCGTTGTTAGGGTCTTCAGCTGCTGCCACGTCATCGCCATGGATTCCGATTCGCAGACCTTCGTTTctcacatcaacaacaacaacaccaccaccgacaccaccatcaccacctccttccaaattcttcaaattccaTTCCTCTTCTCCTTCTCATTCTCCTTCTTCTTCGTGCTTTCGCGTTGTTTGTAGCAGTGGCGGAACCGAGGGAACATCGAGATCGAGCTCCGATGCGGCGGCGCGTGAGTCCAAGTTCGTGCTCCACGACGCTCTCGAATCTTCCGGAATCCACACCTCCCATGCCAGa GAGGGAAGGGAGGGTTTCTGTGCGCAGATCCGGAAATTGTCTGACATTGAGAGGGAAACCAGCATTAGCATTAATAGTTGTGTTGATTTGGGGAAGACGGCTCTTTATATAGCGGCAGAGGATGATTCTCTTGTTTCTCACTCTTCAGTTCCTCTCCCTGTAGATGCTTTCATTGAAAGATTGGATGATCTTTCCGTAGGCTACTGCTCTCACTATAACTCCTCTTATAGGTCATCTCCAGAGAAGTTTTTGGAGAGCATAGAGAGATATCTATATGGCACAAAG GGTTTTCGAAGAACTCATTCAAGAAATCAGTCAGAGCCACGAGCTCTTTATCTTCACTCC GTTTTGACCCATCGTTCAGGCTCCATTGCCATGCTTTCGCTTATATACTCAGAACTCCTGAAAATGCTTCGCATGTGGGGCCTTGTGGATTTTGATGTGGAGATATTCTTTCCCCATGATCTTCATAGTCTACCAAGAGGCTATGATAAACAAAAAAGCAAGGAGTCAGATCAGCCACATATAATTACATCGCAAACGCTATTGCTGGAG attttgaaaaatctgaAGAATGCTTTCTGGCCATTTCAACATGATCATACCAGAAGTTTATTCTTATGGGCAGCACATGCCGCTAACTGCATTGATAAATCAAATATTGCAGAAGAAag TGGCTTTCAGCTTGCATCTGCTAAGGCTGCTCGACATAGGCTTGAACGTGGCGTTTGGACCAGTGTACGTTTTGGGGACATGAGGCGTGCATTATCTG CATGTGAACGGCTTATCCTCCTGGATACTGATGCGAAGGAATTAAGAGATTATAGCATTCTTCTCTACCATTGTGGATTCTTTGAGGAATCACTCCAGTATCTGAAGTTGTATCAGGACACCAAG GATTCTTCCTTAAAAAGCCAATCAGCTGATTCACTCAGCAGCCTAGAGGAAGATGCTGCGGAGAAATTGATGATACGCCTCAACCTCATTTTGATGGAGGAAGGTTGGAGTAAGCCCTCACATGTTAGAAATTATATTGGTAATAACTCGGAACCATGGTAG